One window of the Pedobacter ginsengisoli genome contains the following:
- a CDS encoding PA0069 family radical SAM protein, which produces MILDKETPDNYHKGRGAQFNPHNRFAKNDYVKEHDEGIDEWQEEDQKTTFIFGKSKSIVNKVDSPDVGMLYSLNPYQGCEHGCTYCYARNAHEYWGFSAGLDFERKIIVKTDAPVLFKKFLERKGWNASVISLSGNTDCYQPAERRFKITRQLLEIALTYKQPIGMITKNALILRDLDILQEMAKLNLCMVYVSINSLNEKLRSKMEPRTTTAKQRLKIVEELSKAGIPMGVMVAPLVPGLSDHEIPMILKTIANCGAIAAGYTVVRLNGAIGGIFEDWLRKNYPDRFEKVWHMIQSCHGGNVNDSRFGNRMRGDGNIAQLIRDSFKLHCRLNHLNEKKIELNSGLFKIPQAQLGLF; this is translated from the coding sequence GTAAAGGAACATGATGAAGGCATTGATGAATGGCAGGAAGAGGATCAAAAAACTACATTCATTTTTGGCAAATCAAAATCTATTGTAAACAAAGTAGATAGTCCAGACGTGGGTATGCTTTACTCTCTAAATCCCTATCAGGGGTGTGAACATGGCTGTACATATTGTTATGCCAGAAATGCGCACGAATATTGGGGCTTTAGTGCAGGATTAGATTTTGAGCGTAAAATCATAGTAAAAACAGATGCGCCTGTGTTATTTAAAAAATTCCTGGAACGTAAAGGTTGGAATGCATCTGTTATTTCATTGTCTGGCAATACAGATTGCTACCAACCTGCCGAAAGAAGGTTCAAAATTACACGGCAGTTATTGGAAATTGCGCTTACCTACAAACAGCCCATTGGTATGATTACTAAAAATGCGCTCATACTTCGTGACCTGGATATATTACAGGAAATGGCTAAACTTAATTTATGTATGGTATATGTTTCTATAAATAGCCTAAACGAAAAACTCCGCTCCAAAATGGAACCAAGAACAACTACTGCCAAACAACGCTTAAAAATTGTTGAAGAGCTTAGCAAAGCAGGAATTCCGATGGGTGTTATGGTTGCGCCATTGGTACCAGGCTTAAGTGATCACGAAATTCCCATGATCTTAAAAACAATTGCCAACTGCGGGGCAATAGCTGCTGGCTACACCGTTGTAAGGCTTAATGGAGCTATAGGCGGGATATTTGAAGACTGGTTACGTAAGAACTACCCAGACCGTTTTGAAAAAGTATGGCACATGATTCAATCTTGTCATGGTGGAAATGTAAACGACAGCAGATTCGGCAATAGAATGAGGGGCGATGGTAATATAGCCCAGTTAATAAGAGATAGTTTTAAACTTCATTGCCGCTTGAATCACCTAAATGAGAAAAAAATCGAGTTGAACTCCGGTTTGTTTAAAATCCCGCAAGCTCAACTCGGTCTATTTTAA
- a CDS encoding FAD:protein FMN transferase, with protein sequence MFSINKVFILLLLSQIFLLFKKDDLRQYAIHGYAQGTDYSIKYFAKDSIVTKKNIDSILVVIDSSMSLYKSYSLINKFNASKDGIILDPHFTKVITKSFEVYKATKGKFDVTVEPLVQAWGFGAKPIDKFPDSAQVKELLKCVGMNNLSLKGNFLKKKKECINVDLNGIAQGYSVDVVADYLIKKGITSFVVEIGGELRIKGPKPDGTSMHIGIEGPADSPNAEPVVRHVISIKEGAITTAGNYRKYLQKGSKKITHLIDPKTGYPLDNSLISVTIYAKDAITADGYDSPIMAMNVKEALDFIASKKSMEAYIIYHRKDGSVTDTLTAGFKKMITD encoded by the coding sequence ATGTTTTCTATAAACAAAGTTTTCATTTTATTGCTACTGTCGCAAATTTTCCTTCTTTTTAAGAAGGATGATTTGCGACAGTATGCTATACACGGATATGCTCAGGGAACTGATTATTCCATTAAGTATTTTGCAAAAGATAGTATTGTAACCAAAAAGAATATAGATAGTATTCTTGTAGTTATAGATTCGTCTATGTCGCTGTATAAATCCTATTCCTTAATAAATAAGTTTAATGCATCTAAGGATGGTATTATTTTGGATCCGCATTTTACCAAAGTAATTACAAAATCATTTGAGGTTTATAAAGCTACAAAGGGAAAATTTGATGTTACAGTTGAGCCCTTGGTACAAGCATGGGGTTTTGGTGCAAAGCCAATAGATAAATTTCCTGACAGTGCTCAGGTAAAAGAGCTGCTTAAGTGCGTTGGTATGAATAACCTGAGCTTAAAAGGTAATTTTCTTAAGAAAAAAAAGGAATGCATAAATGTAGACCTTAATGGAATTGCTCAGGGATATAGTGTTGATGTTGTTGCTGATTACTTAATTAAAAAAGGAATAACGTCTTTTGTAGTTGAAATTGGTGGTGAGCTTAGGATTAAAGGGCCAAAACCCGATGGCACATCAATGCACATTGGGATTGAAGGACCTGCCGATTCACCAAATGCCGAACCGGTTGTGAGACATGTTATCAGTATTAAGGAAGGGGCAATTACAACTGCAGGTAATTATAGAAAATATTTGCAAAAAGGATCCAAAAAAATAACTCATCTCATAGATCCTAAAACCGGATATCCTTTAGATAACTCATTAATTAGTGTAACAATTTATGCTAAGGATGCTATTACTGCCGATGGATACGATAGCCCCATAATGGCAATGAATGTTAAAGAAGCACTCGATTTTATTGCATCAAAAAAGAGTATGGAAGCTTATATTATTTATCATCGTAAAGATGGGAGTGTTACAGATACCCTTACAGCAGGATTTAAAAAAATGATAACAGATTAA
- a CDS encoding hydroxypyruvate isomerase family protein yields the protein MNRIEFLRNSFVATGALVAGSSINGLAADKATTGQGPALAGKTFNLDYAPHQGMFKNNAGDSFLDQIRFMHDQGFRSIEDNGFLGRSTEEQTKIGDLLAKLGMRMGVFVVDGGDNWKTSLTTGKKEFKDKFVETCKKSVEAAKRCNAKWMTVVPGFYERRLPYGNQFANVIDAMRAGAEIFEPHGLIMVLETLSDTPELFLQQTHETYAVCKAVQSPSCKILYDIYHMQKTEGQLMVNIDRCWDEIAYIQIGDNPGRNEPTTGEINYKNLFKHLHEKGYKGVMGMEHGNSKPGKEGELRVIQAYREVDNFLA from the coding sequence ATGAACAGAATAGAATTTTTAAGAAACAGCTTTGTTGCCACGGGTGCACTTGTAGCCGGGTCATCAATAAATGGACTAGCTGCCGATAAAGCTACTACAGGGCAGGGCCCGGCTTTGGCCGGTAAAACTTTTAATCTTGATTATGCTCCTCATCAGGGTATGTTTAAAAATAATGCTGGTGATAGCTTTCTGGATCAGATTAGATTTATGCATGATCAGGGCTTTCGTTCTATTGAAGACAATGGCTTTTTAGGAAGATCTACTGAAGAGCAAACAAAAATAGGTGACTTGCTTGCCAAATTGGGCATGAGAATGGGGGTTTTTGTGGTTGACGGTGGCGATAACTGGAAAACATCATTAACAACAGGAAAGAAAGAGTTTAAAGATAAATTTGTTGAAACCTGCAAGAAATCTGTAGAGGCCGCAAAAAGATGTAATGCAAAATGGATGACGGTTGTTCCCGGATTTTACGAACGCAGACTCCCTTATGGAAATCAATTTGCTAATGTTATTGATGCAATGCGTGCCGGAGCTGAGATCTTTGAACCGCATGGTTTAATTATGGTACTTGAAACTTTAAGTGATACTCCTGAGTTATTCTTACAGCAAACGCACGAAACCTATGCGGTTTGTAAAGCTGTACAGAGCCCTTCGTGTAAAATTCTATATGATATTTACCATATGCAGAAAACAGAAGGCCAACTAATGGTTAATATTGACAGATGCTGGGATGAGATTGCTTACATTCAAATAGGCGATAACCCTGGAAGAAATGAACCGACAACTGGTGAGATTAACTATAAAAACTTATTCAAACACCTTCATGAAAAAGGATATAAAGGCGTTATGGGTATGGAGCATGGCAATTCTAAACCAGGAAAAGAAGGTGAGCTTAGAGTAATACAGGCATACAGAGAGGTAGATAACTTTTTAGCTTAA